Proteins co-encoded in one Rhodococcus sp. PAMC28707 genomic window:
- a CDS encoding GNAT family N-acetyltransferase: MDSHHHDIVRLAWSRRLRLPDAALKPGIRYLQVDPDATEVTFLRLGDASALVGPEQVLEAAEHRSDDELAERGTLSLLDSSVSGRSRGPIVLSYAADIGTTIELHDPLISHDLGHVLALDALCAPDDVLSADLTRKRSWFTLLSDDRPAESAASLSCAAYLEWEGILADVGVLTAPLARRRGNAQVVARLATNDAIDEGLIPQWQTSAENGTARRLGSRLGYEEWGVFTSVELGNYVTLDS; encoded by the coding sequence GTGGATTCACATCATCACGACATTGTCCGACTTGCCTGGTCCCGACGCCTCCGGCTGCCCGACGCGGCTCTGAAGCCCGGCATCCGATATCTGCAGGTAGATCCCGATGCGACCGAGGTCACGTTCCTGCGCCTAGGGGACGCGAGCGCCCTAGTAGGGCCGGAGCAGGTGTTGGAGGCCGCAGAACACCGATCCGACGACGAGCTGGCCGAGCGTGGCACTCTCTCGCTACTGGATTCCTCGGTGTCCGGCCGCAGTCGCGGACCCATCGTCTTGTCCTATGCCGCCGACATCGGCACGACCATCGAACTTCACGACCCACTCATTTCCCACGACCTCGGGCACGTTCTCGCACTGGACGCCCTGTGCGCGCCGGATGACGTGCTCAGTGCAGATCTGACACGCAAGCGGTCGTGGTTCACTCTCCTCTCCGACGATCGCCCGGCAGAGTCCGCCGCGTCCCTGTCCTGCGCGGCGTATCTCGAATGGGAAGGCATTCTCGCCGACGTCGGCGTTCTGACGGCGCCGCTCGCGCGCCGCCGCGGCAACGCTCAGGTCGTCGCACGGCTCGCAACGAACGACGCGATAGACGAGGGACTGATCCCGCAGTGGCAGACAAGCGCAGAGAACGGGACCGCCCGCAGGCTCGGTTCGCGGCTCGGATACGAAGAATGGGGCGTGTTCACCTCCGTCGAGCTGGGGAACTACGTAACGTTGGATTCATGA
- a CDS encoding LLM class F420-dependent oxidoreductase, protein MTITATPELGTIGIWRHYSGIPPELAHMIEGAGYGAIWLGGSPPADLASAEEVLDATESIVVATGIVNIWSAAAPEVAESFHRIEKKHPGRFLLGVGAGHPEATQEYQKPYEALVDYLDALDEGGVPIGRRVLAALGPKVLKLSADRTAGAHPYLTTPEHTAEARAILGPDKVLAPEHKVVLDTDPERARDIGRPPVNNPYLHLRNYTNNLERLGYSKEEIGDGGSDRLIDALVAHGDAAAIAHRLGQHIDAGASHVIVHALPDKADPSEVYREVAAAFL, encoded by the coding sequence ATGACCATCACCGCTACACCTGAGCTCGGCACGATCGGCATCTGGCGCCACTATTCGGGGATCCCGCCCGAGTTGGCCCACATGATCGAAGGAGCCGGCTACGGCGCCATCTGGCTCGGCGGCTCCCCGCCTGCGGATCTGGCCTCGGCCGAGGAGGTTCTCGATGCAACCGAGTCGATCGTCGTGGCGACCGGGATAGTCAACATCTGGTCTGCAGCTGCACCGGAGGTCGCCGAATCGTTCCACCGCATCGAGAAGAAACACCCCGGACGATTCCTGCTCGGTGTCGGCGCGGGGCACCCGGAGGCAACGCAGGAATACCAGAAGCCGTACGAGGCACTGGTCGACTATCTCGATGCTCTCGACGAGGGCGGGGTACCCATCGGACGTCGGGTACTCGCGGCATTGGGACCGAAGGTGCTGAAGCTGTCCGCAGACCGCACCGCCGGAGCCCACCCCTATCTGACGACTCCCGAACATACGGCCGAGGCTCGGGCGATTCTGGGACCGGACAAAGTCCTCGCCCCCGAGCACAAGGTCGTCCTCGACACCGATCCCGAACGGGCCCGAGACATCGGGCGTCCACCGGTGAACAATCCGTACCTGCACCTGCGGAACTACACCAACAACCTCGAGCGCCTCGGATACTCCAAAGAGGAGATCGGCGACGGCGGCAGCGACCGGTTGATCGATGCCCTTGTCGCCCATGGAGATGCGGCCGCGATCGCCCATCGACTCGGCCAACACATCGACGCCGGTGCCTCTCACGTCATCGTGCATGCCTTGCCGGACAAGGCAGATCCGTCGGAGGTATATCGCGAGGTTGCTGCCGCGTTTCTCTGA
- a CDS encoding ATP-binding cassette domain-containing protein has protein sequence MTGGYAGANGFAVHALQAQGLTKAFGSIRAVSDLSFVVPRGSITGFLGPNGSGKTTTLRMLLGLTKPSAGVGLVAGAPFSALSHPARAVGAVLDSRSLHPKRTAAGHLRIFTASIGVPDSRADDVLRLVGLGDATNRQVGGFSLGMRQRLALATALLGDPEILVLDEPANGLDPEGIAWLRDFLKSYAAGGRTVLISSHLLREVEATVDNLVIISGGALMYQGGIDQLRASRPSRTLVAVSDPAALALALASNGITNAQLLPDGRLGVAGSDTDTVTRIASESGLTVFGASYEHADLEQVFLSMTAGQYTATPAGSIGTPGYGPPPGYPQPAGNPQPPGYAPPLGYGPQLQHGAPHAGPSPWDGGRR, from the coding sequence ATGACAGGCGGCTACGCAGGGGCGAACGGCTTCGCTGTCCACGCATTGCAAGCGCAAGGTCTCACCAAGGCCTTCGGCTCGATTCGCGCAGTGTCCGACCTCAGCTTCGTGGTTCCACGCGGATCCATCACAGGATTTCTCGGCCCCAACGGATCCGGTAAGACCACGACGCTGCGGATGCTGCTCGGCCTGACGAAACCGAGCGCCGGGGTCGGCCTGGTGGCCGGTGCACCGTTCTCCGCTCTGAGCCACCCGGCTCGCGCCGTCGGTGCCGTCCTCGATTCACGCAGTCTGCATCCCAAGCGCACCGCGGCCGGCCACCTCCGCATCTTCACCGCGTCGATCGGTGTGCCCGACAGCCGCGCCGACGACGTTCTCCGACTCGTCGGCCTCGGGGACGCGACCAACCGTCAGGTCGGCGGATTCTCCCTCGGAATGCGTCAGCGACTAGCCTTGGCGACGGCGCTCCTGGGCGATCCCGAAATTCTGGTGCTCGACGAGCCTGCCAACGGTCTCGACCCCGAGGGAATCGCCTGGCTCCGCGACTTTCTGAAGTCCTACGCGGCAGGCGGAAGAACCGTACTCATCTCCAGCCACCTACTCCGCGAGGTCGAGGCGACGGTCGACAATCTGGTGATCATCAGCGGCGGTGCATTGATGTATCAGGGTGGGATCGATCAGCTTCGTGCCTCGCGGCCGAGCCGAACGCTCGTTGCCGTGTCGGATCCGGCGGCTCTTGCCCTGGCACTTGCATCCAACGGAATCACGAACGCACAACTACTTCCCGACGGCCGGCTCGGCGTCGCCGGGAGCGACACGGACACCGTCACGCGCATAGCATCGGAGTCCGGGTTGACCGTCTTCGGTGCTTCCTACGAGCACGCGGACCTCGAGCAAGTATTTCTTTCGATGACTGCCGGGCAGTACACCGCAACGCCCGCGGGCAGTATCGGAACGCCTGGGTACGGACCTCCTCCTGGTTATCCCCAACCCGCAGGTAATCCCCAGCCCCCTGGTTACGCCCCTCCCCTGGGTTATGGCCCGCAACTGCAACACGGGGCACCGCACGCCGGCCCGTCTCCCTGGGACGGGGGTCGACGATGA
- a CDS encoding cold-shock protein, with product MTQGSVKWFNGEKGFGFIEQDGGGPDVFVHYSEIQGTGFKSLDEGQRVEFEVGQGQKGPQATGVRAI from the coding sequence ATGACGCAGGGCAGTGTTAAGTGGTTCAACGGCGAAAAGGGCTTCGGCTTCATCGAGCAGGATGGTGGCGGACCTGACGTGTTCGTTCATTACTCCGAGATCCAGGGAACTGGCTTCAAGTCTCTCGACGAGGGTCAGCGCGTGGAGTTCGAGGTTGGACAGGGCCAGAAGGGCCCCCAGGCCACCGGCGTTCGCGCTATCTGA
- a CDS encoding ABC transporter permease produces the protein MTTLITSEIRKVTTLKFWWALAIPPVFVGICASAIAASIANSTSDYEFELSGGFGIVGLYVALGFTMMFVAVFGAVNGGTEFRYDTITTSFLTSTSRDRVIAAKLGVTALFALGYGLLVEIVSLVCLLLFSSEPFVLSGAVIGMLAMGLFAVVVWSSIGAGLGLLMGSPTWPAIIIVAWYPIGELVATSIVSGIGLGNISVVTPSALTLATVSVGEVESEFFMPWPVAPFGLLVWGLAIAGAGWLRTRERDIS, from the coding sequence ATGACTACGTTGATCACCTCCGAGATACGCAAGGTGACCACCCTCAAATTCTGGTGGGCGCTGGCCATACCACCGGTGTTCGTCGGGATCTGCGCCAGCGCGATCGCCGCGTCGATAGCCAATTCCACCTCCGACTACGAGTTCGAACTGTCGGGCGGCTTCGGAATCGTGGGGCTCTACGTCGCCCTCGGGTTCACGATGATGTTCGTCGCGGTGTTCGGAGCGGTGAACGGCGGCACCGAATTCCGGTACGACACGATCACCACATCATTTCTGACCTCGACGAGTCGTGACCGCGTCATCGCCGCCAAGCTGGGTGTCACCGCTCTGTTCGCACTCGGATACGGCCTCCTGGTCGAGATCGTCAGCCTGGTGTGCCTGTTGCTGTTCTCGAGCGAACCTTTCGTGCTGTCCGGCGCGGTGATCGGCATGCTTGCCATGGGGTTGTTCGCCGTCGTCGTCTGGTCCTCGATCGGTGCGGGTCTCGGACTACTGATGGGTTCACCGACCTGGCCCGCGATCATCATCGTCGCGTGGTATCCGATCGGCGAACTCGTTGCGACCTCGATAGTGTCGGGTATCGGCCTCGGCAACATCTCGGTGGTGACGCCGTCGGCGCTCACTCTCGCGACGGTCAGTGTGGGCGAGGTCGAAAGCGAATTCTTCATGCCCTGGCCGGTGGCGCCGTTCGGCCTGCTCGTGTGGGGTCTCGCCATTGCCGGTGCCGGATGGCTGCGGACCAGGGAACGCGATATCAGCTGA
- a CDS encoding glutathione S-transferase C-terminal domain-containing protein translates to MSYVEPGKEFNRDTNYIETRITADGRDGYPVEPDRYRLVAARACPWAHRSIIVRRLLGLEDVLSLSIPGPTHDARSWNFDEEPGGVDPVLKIERLQEAYFARFPDYPRGITVPAMVEISTGEVVTNNYPQMTLDFSTEWKQYHRPGAPDLYPKALRAEIDEVAQRVFTEVNNGVYRCGFAGSQEAYENAYDRLFTALDWLAGRLSGQRYLVGDTITEADVRLFTTLVRFDPVYHGHFKCNRSKLSEIPVLWNYARDLFQTPGFGDTVDFDHIKRHYYLVHTDINPTGIVPEGPYLHGWLEPHGRESLGGRPFGEGTAPSPPKAEETVPADHWVPQ, encoded by the coding sequence ATGAGCTACGTCGAACCCGGCAAGGAATTCAACAGAGACACCAACTACATCGAAACGCGGATAACCGCCGATGGTCGTGACGGCTACCCCGTAGAACCCGACCGCTACCGGCTCGTCGCGGCCAGGGCCTGCCCCTGGGCGCACCGATCGATCATCGTTCGTCGCCTGCTCGGGCTCGAGGACGTATTGTCGCTTTCGATTCCCGGCCCTACGCACGACGCGCGCAGTTGGAACTTCGACGAGGAGCCCGGTGGCGTAGATCCAGTGCTGAAGATCGAACGTTTGCAGGAGGCTTACTTCGCTCGCTTCCCCGACTATCCGCGCGGCATCACCGTGCCCGCAATGGTCGAGATCTCCACCGGCGAGGTCGTCACCAACAACTATCCGCAAATGACACTCGATTTTTCCACCGAGTGGAAGCAGTACCACCGCCCGGGCGCACCGGATCTGTATCCCAAGGCACTGCGCGCCGAGATCGACGAAGTGGCCCAGCGCGTATTCACCGAGGTGAACAACGGTGTGTACCGCTGTGGTTTCGCCGGATCGCAAGAGGCATACGAAAATGCATACGACCGGCTGTTCACCGCCCTCGACTGGCTCGCCGGACGTTTGAGCGGCCAGCGCTATCTCGTCGGCGACACCATCACCGAAGCAGATGTCCGCCTGTTCACCACGCTTGTGCGGTTCGACCCGGTTTACCACGGCCACTTCAAATGCAACCGCAGCAAACTCAGCGAGATCCCGGTCCTGTGGAATTACGCGCGCGATCTGTTCCAAACACCGGGCTTCGGTGACACTGTCGACTTCGACCACATCAAGCGGCACTACTACCTCGTGCACACCGATATCAACCCGACGGGCATCGTGCCCGAGGGCCCGTATCTGCACGGCTGGCTGGAGCCGCACGGACGCGAATCACTCGGTGGTCGACCGTTCGGCGAGGGCACCGCCCCTTCGCCACCCAAGGCCGAAGAAACGGTGCCCGCCGATCATTGGGTTCCGCAGTAG
- a CDS encoding ABC transporter ATP-binding protein, with protein MSTIGSAQRPVRRSPGWIRRLGAQCWIHRRTAAGALAVTMIAAVIDISFPLLTRIAIDDASAGEGSTIGAIAIAIGGLGVIRFGCQFGRRFLAGRLSIDVQHDLRLGLLASLQRLDGRRQDDIRTGQVVSRTITDLQLVQGLLAMMPLSAGALLQFVLALVVMAYLSPLLTVVALLIVPAVSIVVYRIRPTLYAATWSAQQRAGDLAQHVEETVTGVRVVKGFGQEARAVDRLENLSRTLFAERMRSARINSRFTPSMAAIPQLGLVGVIALGGYLAMTDHITIGTFLAFATYVATLSAVTRTLSSVIIMAQLSRAAVERVYEVIDTEPSVPEPENPTHLPDGPLGVDLSAVTFGFEEERDVLRSFDLTVAPGESVAIVGHAGSGKTALSLLLPRFYSPRIGSVALTSHGRRFDVADISAEQLRGAVGLVFDEPFLFSDTIAANIALGRPDATAEDITRAATLAEASSFIDALPDGYDSVVGERGLTLSGGQRQRIALARALLTDPRILVLDDATSAVDATTEAAIFDALRAGRERTTLILAHRRSTLTLADRVAVLDDGRIIDFGTVAELDERCPLFRLLLADGEGPRDIPTIERSAEPTESMLWPELEKSVDSVSHRTPTAPAGRGRPTSGSLGQVASTPQLQAAVDALPQATEDPHASDAEIRAADPQFRLSRLLKPVRLLLATVVVLLALDSLSAIAFPSIVRFAVDDGVSRGNAGALWAATALGVVLAAVGWFVIAATTMITARAGERVLFGLRVKSYAHIQRLGLDYYERELSGRIMTRMTTDVDALSSFIQTGASTAVVSLLTVIGIAAALLVTDLTLGLVALAVVPPLILATIIFRKVSAVAYSQSRERISTVNADFQENVAGLRSAQAYRREEFAALQFAERADRYRRSRMRSQRAISVFFPFITLLSDVALAFVVFVGAHQVATGSTSAGTFVAFVLYLGLLFGPIQQLSQVFDGYQQASVGVSRIGDLLRTPSSIEAGSDTDTVPIEGGQLRSDVHLDNVSFRYAGAETDALTEVNLTIPLGTTVALVGQTGAGKSTVIKLLARFYDPTSGSVRVGGTDLRRYRLSEYRRRLGVVPQEAHLFTGDVASNIAFGRPDASRADIESAARAVGALDIIAGLRGGMYQPVGERGQGLSAGQRQLIALARAELVDPDLLLLDEATATLDPATERIVLTASDAVLRKRTSVVVAHRLATAARADMIVVVDSGRIVEVGTHDRLRTHGGFYTQLWNAAETRGGNTPIDRAVISNEADSYS; from the coding sequence ATGTCGACTATCGGTAGCGCCCAACGACCGGTGAGAAGATCCCCTGGCTGGATCCGCCGCCTCGGAGCTCAATGCTGGATTCATCGCCGTACAGCCGCAGGTGCGTTGGCGGTCACCATGATCGCCGCCGTCATCGATATCTCGTTCCCGCTGCTCACACGCATCGCGATCGACGACGCAAGTGCAGGCGAGGGCAGCACAATCGGCGCCATCGCCATAGCGATCGGTGGACTCGGCGTCATTCGGTTCGGCTGCCAGTTCGGTCGACGATTCCTGGCCGGCCGACTGTCCATCGACGTCCAACACGATCTGAGGCTCGGTCTACTCGCGTCGCTGCAACGCCTGGACGGTCGACGCCAGGACGACATCAGAACCGGGCAGGTCGTCTCGCGGACCATCACCGATCTGCAACTCGTTCAGGGGTTGCTGGCGATGATGCCGTTGTCGGCCGGGGCATTGCTGCAGTTCGTCCTCGCCCTGGTCGTGATGGCCTATCTGTCGCCACTCTTGACCGTCGTAGCACTGTTGATCGTTCCTGCAGTATCGATCGTCGTCTATCGCATTCGGCCCACGCTGTATGCGGCAACATGGTCGGCGCAACAACGAGCGGGCGACCTTGCCCAGCACGTCGAGGAAACCGTGACCGGAGTACGCGTCGTCAAAGGTTTCGGGCAGGAAGCCCGAGCGGTCGACCGGCTCGAGAACCTGAGCCGCACACTCTTCGCCGAACGAATGCGCTCGGCCAGAATCAACTCCCGATTCACTCCGTCGATGGCGGCAATCCCCCAACTGGGACTCGTCGGCGTCATCGCACTCGGCGGCTACCTCGCCATGACCGACCACATCACTATCGGCACCTTCCTCGCCTTCGCGACGTACGTGGCAACGCTGTCGGCGGTAACCCGCACGCTGTCCTCGGTCATCATCATGGCGCAACTCTCCCGAGCCGCCGTCGAGCGCGTCTACGAGGTCATCGACACCGAGCCTTCGGTCCCCGAGCCTGAGAATCCCACCCACCTCCCCGACGGGCCACTGGGAGTGGACCTCTCCGCCGTGACCTTCGGCTTCGAGGAAGAACGCGACGTGCTTCGATCCTTCGATCTCACCGTCGCGCCGGGAGAAAGCGTCGCGATAGTCGGGCACGCGGGCTCAGGAAAGACCGCACTGTCGCTACTGCTCCCCCGCTTCTACAGCCCCCGAATCGGCTCGGTTGCGCTGACGTCGCACGGGAGAAGATTCGACGTCGCCGACATCAGCGCCGAGCAACTCCGCGGAGCCGTCGGTCTCGTCTTCGACGAACCGTTTCTTTTCTCGGACACCATTGCCGCGAATATCGCGCTCGGCCGACCCGACGCCACTGCCGAGGACATCACCCGCGCGGCAACTCTGGCCGAAGCATCCTCGTTCATCGACGCCTTGCCAGACGGGTACGACTCGGTCGTCGGCGAACGTGGCCTCACCCTGTCCGGCGGGCAGCGGCAACGGATCGCACTGGCCAGAGCGCTCCTGACCGATCCGCGGATCCTCGTCCTGGACGACGCAACTTCGGCAGTCGATGCGACCACCGAGGCAGCGATATTCGATGCACTTCGCGCTGGGCGTGAGAGAACAACCCTGATACTCGCGCACCGACGCTCGACGCTGACCCTGGCAGACCGAGTGGCAGTACTCGACGACGGCCGCATCATCGATTTCGGGACGGTCGCCGAATTGGACGAGCGCTGCCCACTGTTCCGCCTGCTGCTCGCAGACGGAGAAGGCCCTCGAGACATACCCACCATCGAACGAAGTGCCGAGCCGACCGAGTCGATGCTGTGGCCCGAACTCGAAAAGTCGGTCGATTCCGTCTCCCACCGCACCCCGACCGCACCCGCGGGCAGGGGCCGGCCGACATCGGGCTCACTCGGCCAGGTCGCATCGACGCCACAGCTGCAAGCTGCAGTTGATGCGTTACCACAGGCAACCGAGGATCCGCATGCCTCCGATGCGGAGATACGAGCCGCGGACCCACAATTTCGACTCTCGCGTCTACTGAAACCCGTCCGACTCCTTCTTGCCACAGTCGTGGTGTTACTGGCGCTCGACTCACTTTCGGCGATTGCTTTTCCGTCGATCGTGCGTTTCGCCGTCGACGACGGAGTCAGCCGTGGGAATGCGGGTGCACTGTGGGCCGCGACAGCACTCGGCGTCGTACTCGCAGCAGTGGGATGGTTCGTCATCGCCGCGACCACCATGATCACCGCACGGGCCGGAGAACGAGTCCTGTTCGGTTTACGGGTCAAGAGCTACGCGCACATCCAAAGACTCGGCTTGGACTACTACGAACGCGAACTCTCCGGCCGCATCATGACTCGGATGACGACCGACGTGGACGCGCTGTCGTCGTTCATCCAGACCGGTGCATCCACCGCCGTCGTCTCACTGCTCACCGTGATCGGCATCGCTGCTGCACTCCTGGTCACCGATCTGACGCTCGGACTCGTCGCACTCGCGGTGGTCCCACCGCTGATACTCGCGACGATCATCTTCCGCAAGGTCTCCGCCGTCGCGTACTCCCAATCCCGCGAGCGAATCTCTACCGTCAACGCCGACTTCCAGGAAAACGTCGCCGGGCTTCGGTCCGCACAGGCCTACCGTCGCGAAGAGTTCGCCGCACTGCAGTTCGCCGAACGTGCCGATCGATACCGTCGGAGCCGGATGCGCTCTCAGCGAGCGATCTCGGTGTTCTTCCCTTTCATCACTCTGCTCTCGGACGTGGCATTGGCCTTCGTCGTCTTCGTCGGGGCCCATCAGGTCGCGACCGGTTCGACTTCGGCAGGCACCTTCGTCGCGTTCGTGCTCTACCTCGGTCTACTCTTCGGACCGATCCAGCAGCTGTCCCAGGTTTTCGACGGTTACCAACAGGCCAGTGTGGGTGTGAGCCGGATCGGCGACCTGTTGCGTACGCCGAGTTCCATCGAGGCCGGTTCGGACACCGACACCGTCCCGATCGAGGGCGGTCAGTTGCGAAGCGATGTTCATCTCGACAATGTGAGCTTTCGCTACGCAGGTGCCGAGACCGATGCACTCACTGAGGTCAATCTCACAATTCCACTGGGAACCACAGTTGCACTCGTCGGCCAAACCGGCGCCGGCAAGTCGACGGTCATCAAATTGCTGGCCCGTTTCTACGATCCGACGTCAGGTTCGGTTCGTGTGGGAGGCACCGATCTGCGTCGATATCGACTCTCCGAATACCGTCGCCGACTCGGAGTCGTACCGCAGGAAGCGCACCTGTTCACCGGCGATGTAGCAAGCAACATCGCCTTCGGACGCCCCGATGCGAGCCGCGCCGACATCGAATCCGCCGCCCGCGCAGTCGGGGCTTTGGACATCATCGCCGGACTTCGCGGTGGCATGTACCAGCCGGTCGGTGAGCGCGGACAGGGCTTGTCCGCCGGCCAAAGACAGTTGATCGCGCTGGCCAGAGCCGAGTTGGTCGACCCCGACCTGTTGCTCCTCGACGAGGCGACAGCCACGCTCGACCCGGCTACCGAGCGCATAGTTCTCACGGCGAGTGACGCCGTGCTCCGCAAGCGGACCTCGGTCGTCGTTGCGCACCGGCTGGCGACTGCGGCACGCGCCGACATGATCGTCGTCGTGGACTCCGGACGTATCGTCGAGGTAGGTACACACGATCGGTTACGCACTCACGGCGGCTTCTACACACAGCTGTGGAATGCGGCCGAAACACGCGGAGGGAATACACCGATAGACCGAGCAGTCATCAGCAATGAAGCCGATAGTTACTCGTGA